From a single Brassica napus cultivar Da-Ae chromosome C9, Da-Ae, whole genome shotgun sequence genomic region:
- the LOC106368982 gene encoding transcription factor bHLH157 has protein sequence MMDMEVKQILKSLCFSYGWSYAVYWRSDPINPMLLRVEETHNDEQSATLVDDMILKTHVLGQGIVGEAALTGIHQWLFSGTLFQCEHEFQNQFLSGFKSIAIIPVGSSGVVQLGSTQKIVESREMLEETERALQEKHSLKVKDQSVDLDTLFESLIPLVDCEIVPESFQGLSFDDIFTEEDTNPPSLLFDKPASEASPKPSSSDINGDDDSVFDILNSYSLDDLYQLLADDSPEQNCPSGGDKECSMVIQGNDKDLLGIHSYDFPQKGQLFSELISTSLSNSTSCTSLTNVQQEDSYCGLNQSKRRKLESSTISSFFFPQAETLTLLNPPLLIDEDVAGNWKKPQEEGVKKKKRSKAGESRKPRPKDRQMIQDRIKELRGMIPNGAKCSIDTLLDLTIRHMVFMQSIAKYADKLKQPYFAKLVKEKERTWALEVGDDDESVVCPIIVEDLKPQGQMQIEMVCQENGDEFLEIAHVVRGLGLNILKGVMETTQGRIWAHLIVEAKPHITRLQLFYSLVHLFQQQNPPHSSSFDHQT, from the exons ATGATGGATATGGAGGTTAAGCAGATATTAAAGAGTCTATGTTTCAGCTATGGATGGTCTTATGCTGTCTATTGGCGCTCTGACCCCATTAATCCCAT GTTACTGAGAGTTGAAGAAACACACAATGATGAACAATCAGCCACACTCGTTGATGATATGATTCTTAAGACTCATGTCTTAGGCCAAGG TATCGTGGGGGAAGCTGCTTTAACCGGAATCCACCAATGGCTGTTCTCAGGCACACTGTTTCAG TGTGAGCATGAGTTTCAGAATCAGTTTCTATCTGGCTTTAAG AGTATCGCAATCATTCCAGTAGGATCAAGCGGCGTTGTTCAGTTAGGGTCTACTCAAAAG ATTGTTGAGAGCCGAGAGATGTTGGAAGAAACAGAAAGAGCTCTGCAGGAGAAGCATTCTTTGAAAGTAAAGGATCAGTCGGTGGATCTTGATACTTTGTTTGAGTCTCTAATTCCACTGGTAGACTGTGAGATTGTCCCTGAATCTTTTCAAGGACTCAGCTTCGATGACATCTTCACAGAAGAAGACACTAATCCTCCTTCTTTGCTCTTCGATAAACCAGCCTCTGAAGCATCCCCAAAACCTTCTTCTTCAGACattaatggagatgatgattcTGTGTTCGACATTCTCAACTCTTACTCTTTGGACGATCTTTACCAGCTGCTGGCTGATGATTCGCCAGAACAGAATTGCCCATCGGGAGGTGATAAGGAATGCTCTATGGTGATCCAAGGAAACGACAAGGATCTTTTGGGGATCCATTCCTATGATTTTCCGCAGAAAGGACAGTTATTCTCTGAGCTCATAAGCACTAGCCTCAGCAACAGCACTAGTTGTACTTCTCTCACAAATGTTCAACAAGAAGACTCTTATTGTGGCCTGAATCAGAGCAAAAGACGGAAACTAGAATCATCAACAATCTCAAGCTTCTTCTTTCCGCAGGCGGAGACACTAACACTTCTTAATCCTCCCCTGTTGATTGATGAAGACGTTGCAGGGAATTGGAAGAAACCTCAAGAAGAaggagtgaagaagaagaaaagatcaAAGGCAGGAGAAAGCAGGAAACCGAGGCCTAAAGACAGGCAGATGATACAAGACCGTATCAAGGAGCTACGAGGGATGATTCCAAATGGAGCAAAG TGTAGCATTGATACGTTGCTTGATCTGACGATAAGACACATGGTGTTCATGCAAAGCATCGCCAAGTACGCTGACAAACTCAAACAACCATACTTTGCCAAG CTGGtgaaagagaaggagagaaCATGGGCGTTGGAAGTTGGAGATGATGATGAGTCGGTGGTATGTCCGATCATCGTGGAGGATTTGAAGCCGCAAGGACAAATGCAGATAGAGATGGTGTGCCAGGAAAATGGGGATGAATTTCTTGAGATTGCACATGTGGTGAGAGGTCTAGGTTTGAACATTTTGAAAGGAGTCATGGAAACGACACAGGGAAGGATATGGGCACACTTGATCGTCGAGGCAAAGCCACACATCACTAGGCTTCAACTCTTCTACTCGCTTGTTCACCTCTTTCAACAACAAAATCCACCACACTCCTCCTCCTTTGACCACCAAACATGA
- the LOC106417613 gene encoding mavicyanin-like produces the protein MGMMSLSSVMVLLMILLVQVSSTQYKVGDLDSWGIPTDAKVYSKWPKSHSFKIGDSLLFLYPPSEDSMIQVTASNFKSCNTKDPILYMNDGNSLFNLTQNGTFYFTSGHPGHCQKYQKLIVSVGPYSAEADALSPSSSSADADAPSYQNAFGSIPLSQKSSSSSPLFSTVVASLACAVVVGALM, from the exons atgggaaTGATGAGTTTGAGCAGCGTAATGGTTTTGTTGATGATACTGCTAGTGCAAGTGTCTTCGACGCAGTACAAAGTTGGGGACTTGGACTCATGGGGTATCCCGACTGATGCTAAAGTATACTCGAAATGGCCCAAATCTCACTCTTTCAAGATCGGTGACTCCCTCT TGTTCTTGTACCCACCAAGCGAAGATTCAATGATTCAAGTGACAGCTTCCAACTTCAAGAGCTGCAACACCAAAGATCCGATCTTGTACATGAACGACGGCAACTCTCTCTTCAACCTCACCCAAAACGGAACCTTTTACTTCACCAGCGGACATCCTGGCCACTGTCAAAAGTACCAGAAGCTCATTGTCTCCGTCGGCCCTTACTCCGCCGAAGCAGACGCCTTGTCTCCCTCCTCTTCTTCTGCCGATGCCGACGCTCCCTCTTACCAAAACGCATTTGGATCGATCCCGCTCTCTCAGAAATCTTCGTCTTCATCGCCGCTATTCTCCACTGTCGTTGCTTCGCTGGCCTGCGCTGTCGTCGTCGGTGCTCTCATGTGA